The Penicillium digitatum chromosome 6, complete sequence genome contains the following window.
AGTGTAATTGGACACCAACAGTGACAACGTTCTATTTTTTACAGCAGATCACCTAAAACTAAAACTTCATCATTCAGCCTAGCATGATCAAAGTCTCAAATCCCAGATCGGCGTGGCTAAGATATTCTGAAGCTAGTCCGACTTCGTCAAGGCAACATGGTCAAGTCAATATACCGGCGATGCACGTCGGAGATGATTTTTTTCAGACGCAAACTTCCACCCAATTAAGGCTTGGATCGTGAATTCTGGCTATCAGACATGCATCTGAATCGCCGTCTGTGACGAAGCCGCGGGCTAAGTTGAACCTCAGAGTTCCGGATATGAAGAACAGATCCTGTTCAATGACACAGATGTGACATCATACGTAGGCGGAATGTAAAGCTGTCAAGTTGATCTCGTCTACGTTAATGCAGATACAGACATTCAGTAAATTATCTGTAGCAACACGAGGATAAGTCTCCTTGTAACCACATGTGTAGTAGTGTAATAATCTTGATCACTTGAGTAGGAAGACATGTCTCAGTGTGCTCCATCTCCGACTACTCTGGTGCCTGGTTCTATATTAATTACGTCCTCTGTACATTGGATGTTTTTCGGAGCCTTCATATGCATGTTCACAGACATTCAAAATGACATTCAAAAAGCACATCACATGGCCGCACAAGCCGCCAACTATTCTTGTTGATATTCTTCTATATCTAGACAAGATTGATTAAATCAGATAGAAAGTCAACATTTTGAATTATTCTCATCGCCAAGACTCGAACCTGAATGCAATGCatgatcaaaaaaaaaaaaaaaaacaaacagcCATAAAATAACGAACAAGAGCTTAAAGGCCGAGATGGGGATATATGTATGGTGGAAAGACATGTTATAGTTCTGTCGAGGCACGGTGTGTCCTGGAATCTCCAACGggagaagaaagatgtgACAAATGGGGTGTCTTTTCAGTGCATGAATGACATAAAAAGATCAGATTGAAAATGACAATGTCTTGAATCAATTGGGGTGCTCCTTGGCAGTGGCTGGCGGGGGTAGAGTAGGCTTGTCAAAGCGGCCCTGCTCCATCAAGTCGTCACGGTCGTGACTCACACTGCTGCGGTGTTGAAAGAACCGGTTGCGGCTGAGCGATGAATGTCCACTACGGAAGCTGTGAGCATCAGTCGACCGGTGGCCGTCATCATTACTGGAGGGAGCACTCATGTTAGAGGAACGACGATGCCGGGAAGAGGATGTCCGACTCCGGCGCTCCTCGTCGTCCTCGTTCTCTTCCTGAATGCGGCGCTCTGCAGCATCGCGGTTGGCGGTACGGACGATGTCATCGACGACCACACCCCGATCCTCAAACACGTCTCCCATGATATCGTTGGATGCCATGTTAGACATGCCCAAGGAGAAGTCGACGTGCTTACGCGGTGAGATAGACGGGCCGCGGGCACGGGCGTTGGCAGCGTACATACCCTTGCGGAGAATGGATGGGTGACGGATAGCGCTGCCGCTGCCGGTTCCGGTATTTTCTGGCAGATCGTGGGAATCTTCTGAGATCGGGACTTCCTCGGGGTCGATGGGAGTTTGCCGCTCGGCAGAGCGTGTATTGCCATAGCTTACGTGGAAGGGGATGTCGAACTTGGCTCCCTGGAGGTTCATACGTGGGCCCTCAATGCCGATCTCCTGGAGGGCGACCATGAGCATGCAGATGAACTTATTGCGTCGCTGTAGACGTAGACCCTCGTTCTGCCAGTTGGACTTGTAAAAGAAGACAACGTTGAGTGTGAGCGAGAAATTCTCGGTGACGGCGCGCATTTCGGTGAGGATGTTGCTCTGGAAGTCGCGTTTCTCACTGCGTACAAACTCCAAGAGGCGCTGTCGCAGAGAATCGAGTTGATCAATGCTGGTGCCGTACTTGATAATGATTGGAACTGCCTCGGCAAGTGCACCCGAACGGCGCTGATTTAGGATGAAAAGGCCATTGAGGTAGCTGTTCGGCGCCTGCACAACGTGGCCTTGCATCTTCTTGAATTCGGTGTAGAGAAGAGTAATTTCCTTCACAAAGTAATCATCGCCAAGCCCGGCATCACCAGCGTTGCCGTAAATGGTCACACGGTCACCCACGTCGAAGGGATGCTTGACAAAGACGAAGATAACCGATTGAAGGAACTCCTGGGCGGTTGCAGAGAACAACCAAGACAGTGCCAGAATCGCAGAGCCCGCGGAGGTGAGCACGCCGGCGGCTGAGGTCGAGATGAGCGACAAGAACACAATCAGCACTACCACAATTACGAAGAACATGAACACATCATCCAGTTTAGAGACGACTGAATCCAAATCCTTCAAGGATGCAGTAATGGACTTGCGCTCACGGCCAATGTCAACGCAGACAGCCTCCAGCTCCTCCATTGAAATATCACCGTTCATGTCACGATCAAACATGGCAAAGGCAGCTTCGGCTTCCTCGCCGTCGTCAAATGCGGCTTTCAGATCACCACCAAAAACTGTCTCGAAGCCGTCCCTCACAAAGGTGCGATATAGACGACGCGCCAAAACCTGACAACCTCCGGTCGTTCGCAAGAGCGCCAAGATGACCTGATAGGCATCCGTGCTGCGAGTAGCCGCGCGGCCTGTGACATCAGCCACTACGGCACCTGCGACATCGCCGACCCGGTTTCCAACTTTGCTCAGGGCACCCTTAGCCTTCCGCTGGGCTATGCCAGCGTAGTGTAACGGGGTTTTGACTCCCGAAGGGGTCGGTacctctttcttctcctcaaATGCATCGTCTTTCTCACTGAGAGTGGTCCGAGACCACTCATACAGCTTGGTCAAACTGCCGATCTGGAATTTGTTGATTTCAATGCGGTCCGCATAGGTGCGCATATGAAAGCTAATGGCAATTAGCTGGATAAGAATCTTTTCAATAAAATTCAAGATCGTCCACACGAAGATGGCAATGATAATTTTGTTGAGAGTGACTTCCCAACCCCTCGTCCCCTTGTTGCCATCCACATGGTGGTTTTTCATCGTGGGCAGGAAGGAGATCTCCACGCCGAGCCACCAGAAAAAGAGCGCCGCGTGAAGCTCGATCTGTTTAGCCATATCGCGCCATTTTTTCGCGTTGTTGGTAAATATACTCGCAAAAAGACCCACGACGGGAGGGAAGCATTTGCTGACAAGCTGAGAAAACATGGGGAAACCATCAGTACAACTTCCTGGAAGGAATGGATTCACTGATGGGACTCACCCGTCCTGCCCAAAGAGTCAACCAGACAATTTCCAACCAAATCGAAAACCACATCAATTTGACACCACCCACGCTCGCATTGGGGTACTTGAGAGCGCCGACCAGCAACGGGAtcaagaggaggatgacgacAGGGGAAATGTAGGTCAAGTAGCGCACGAGGAAACTCGACTGGTGCAACTTCTTCACAAAGACTGCAATCTGTGTGTTTGGTTTCTCCGGTGGTTTGTAAATCGCGGTCTTTTCATGCAGAGGGTTTGTCGCTTCATCGAACTCATCTACCGTTTCCGAGCGACGCGAACGGGAACGACTGATGGAGCTATGATCATGCTCGTCCTCATGAACACCGGTCGAGTGCGAGGTCATACGCTCGGCTTCGAGGAGCATTAGGTCATCCTCCAGGCGAGTAGCCTGCTCCCTACGGGCGGACGGCGTGCGCAGGGGCGGATGCTCATCATCGTCGACATGATGTGTAGTGTCAACCTTTAAGAGATCCGCGTTGCGATCCGTGTCGGGCTCGGTCACGCAGGTTCCGTCGTCGGAGGTGGGAGAAATGTCCGACTCTTTGCGCTTGTCCTTTGATTCGGTATGAGCTTTTCGTTCCTCGATGGGGGACGACATAATGGCGCCGGGCCAAGTATATAAGAGGAATGCGGTCAAGGCGGGGAAGGATTAGACTGGAAAGTGAGAGATATCTATACAGGGTATTTTGATACAACACCgcaagcaaaacaaaaagatTATAGAGACAGAAGAATTGGACTAGGGAAGAGAGCGAAGAGAAATGGTCCAGTGGAGTTGTGGAGTTAAGAGGACCCATCACAGTGCAGAGTCTGGGCCCCTGGGGTCCTCTCGATTAGTTGGATTTTACGATGATCTCGATCTGGTTGATAAAGTATGTCAGTTATGGGAGAGATTAGTTTCATTTTAATTTCTATTAGATTAATAGATTGATAGATTCATAGATTGATAGATTAGAGAaatagggggggggggatgtcGGCATATCCACATCCAAGGGTCCTACCACATACCAGATGCCATAAATAGCACAGGTAACATATAAAAGTAACTACACACAACACCATTTCAATTACGATAATTTTCAACTTGTAGATTTCCATCTCCaaatgaccaaaaaaaattcccaAATCTGCAATGCAGACCAACTGCCAATAATGTTAGAGATACTCTGGCCCATCACGGCTCGCCAGCGTTTTGCTGATCCACCCAGGTGGCGAGGGTGGATTTTGGGAGTTGTGCGcacaagagagagaaaccCTTTAATATATTATACTTGCCATGGATCACGCCAAGGACGCCTCTTATGTTGTATAGTTACCCCTGCGTCAGGTAAACCTTTTGGGGTTATACTActcatactccgtacaaaacATGAGGTGGTCGGGAATTCCCACCTATGACCGTGTTTAACATGATAACACTGACGTTGCCCATAAGAAACCAAATTCAACATATCCCGAACCTATTATTTCAGTGACGTAGTACTTTTCACGTTCTCTGCTAGACCCATTTTTGGAGTCTCCACGTTGTACGCACGGTTGTGATCATATTGCAAATGGGCCTAGATCTCCGACAGAAGGACAGAAACCGAGCTCTGATTTCTCTTATTTGGGACTAGGATTTTCGTAATTCAGGATGTGTCCAATCACAACTCTTGAGTGGAACGATCATCGGGGGTTCCGGAAGTGGGAGGTGGCTGTGAGGCACTTACACTACGCACCGGTATAAAATCAACATCGGAATTCCCATGAAAAGAAGTCTATGAtaaaaagaaacgaaaatTGCGTCGAGCTGATGTTGGAATTTCAATCACATggtgaaaaagaaaaaaaaaaaaaaaaaaagggagacTAACGTCgccaagaaaagaaatttttttttttaaaaaacgATGGCGAGTAAAGAGTGAAAGACCGGAACACCTTGCTCCGAGAGCCACAAAGAAAACATTCAGACATAAGAGACGTGAGAGTGAAAGAGTGGATGTGACAGTGCATCCAAGGGGTACGAGGTAATCCCTAGGAGTGGATAAACACAGGAAAAGTTTACAAGA
Protein-coding sequences here:
- a CDS encoding Mechanosensitive ion channel family, which produces MSSPIEERKAHTESKDKRKESDISPTSDDGTCVTEPDTDRNADLLKVDTTHHVDDDEHPPLRTPSARREQATRLEDDLMLLEAERMTSHSTGVHEDEHDHSSISRSRSRRSETVDEFDEATNPLHEKTAIYKPPEKPNTQIAVFVKKLHQSSFLVRYLTYISPVVILLLIPLLVGALKYPNASVGGVKLMWFSIWLEIVWLTLWAGRLVSKCFPPVVGLFASIFTNNAKKWRDMAKQIELHAALFFWWLGVEISFLPTMKNHHVDGNKGTRGWEVTLNKIIIAIFVWTILNFIEKILIQLIAISFHMRTYADRIEINKFQIGSLTKLYEWSRTTLSEKDDAFEEKKEVPTPSGVKTPLHYAGIAQRKAKGALSKVGNRVGDVAGAVVADVTGRAATRSTDAYQVILALLRTTGGCQVLARRLYRTFVRDGFETVFGGDLKAAFDDGEEAEAAFAMFDRDMNGDISMEELEAVCVDIGRERKSITASLKDLDSVVSKLDDVFMFFVIVVVLIVFLSLISTSAAGVLTSAGSAILALSWLFSATAQEFLQSVIFVFVKHPFDVGDRVTIYGNAGDAGLGDDYFVKEITLLYTEFKKMQGHVVQAPNSYLNGLFILNQRRSGALAEAVPIIIKYGTSIDQLDSLRQRLLEFVRSEKRDFQSNILTEMRAVTENFSLTLNVVFFYKSNWQNEGLRLQRRNKFICMLMVALQEIGIEGPRMNLQGAKFDIPFHVSYGNTRSAERQTPIDPEEVPISEDSHDLPENTGTGSGSAIRHPSILRKGMYAANARARGPSISPRKHVDFSLGMSNMASNDIMGDVFEDRGVVVDDIVRTANRDAAERRIQEENEDDEERRSRTSSSRHRRSSNMSAPSSNDDGHRSTDAHSFRSGHSSLSRNRFFQHRSSVSHDRDDLMEQGRFDKPTLPPPATAKEHPN